A region of the Candidatus Eisenbacteria bacterium genome:
AATTGTAACCGGCTTTCCTCTGGTCGGCGGTCGTGATCGTGGCGTTCCCGAGGAGTCCCGCGAAGGCGTCATGGTCGCCCGCGGCCGCGGCGAGCGCCTCGCGCGACGCCTGGCTCGTGCTCGCGTCCACGATCGACCAGGCGAGCGTGTCGAGCAGTCCTTGAATCTCCCCCTGAACCCCCTCGATCGCGCCGTCCCCGTCGAAGTCGTCCTTCGCGAGAACTTCCGAGAAGTCGGAGATCGCTCCGTGGCAGGGACTGCACGCGCTCGTCGTCGGTTCGAACGTATGGCCGGTGAAGTAGGGGAGGCTCTCCTCGACGCGGTTTACGTGGCACGTGACGCACGCATCCTGC
Encoded here:
- a CDS encoding ammonia-forming cytochrome c nitrite reductase subunit c552, encoding PNSPLIPSAGAGRLCMACHNGRRTGTQVQGQIDNGTANFGPHHSNQGDMLAGVNGYEGVAPGFAFASSKHILVQDACVTCHVNRVEESLPYFTGHTFEPTTSACSPCHGAISDFSEVLAKDDFDGDGAIEGVQGEIQGLLDTLAWSIVDASTSQASREALAAAAGDHDAFAGLLGNATITTADQRKAGYNWAFVDYDGSKGVHNTTYSIQLLQRSILFLDTGKLGKARLLIE